The Miscanthus floridulus cultivar M001 chromosome 17, ASM1932011v1, whole genome shotgun sequence genome has a window encoding:
- the LOC136517809 gene encoding uncharacterized protein isoform X3: MIDPEYSIPDDAVNNPAPLVSKSGKPFNLRPVSPTSLIGYNAPTLAALTHQKIRTKTITSKSKLATSRATPSAAATTLVKAFKQQLSTSANVPDVQASQPTSVDASQPIVADAQAKHKASTDTEAQPKRQRPMPIPTPAPMSLAVIPQEPTTDEVIEDIPSVSSADPPHDILQVASSSQAQEIALKQEQDSPNSLFSFAIDISDDDGEETSSSLALGTISAETKSKLEILLNLLQQGTAQLVDDSDPAKAIFKTIRGQVPADVEEILFPAAHLESRQLQYQRAAQRIADRAAQAQLKEEMLQLKQIADEKHKGIGNLQTSGAELKQKILDLSARKMALLAELKEVEAALTHAQQKESQLPDAIKILQQERDIQARKALAMKKKLKPVEGAADDDIKEMEEADQIRLRAILAIQSLLNV, from the exons atgatcgaccctgaatactccatccctgacgacgcg gttaacaacccagcaccattggtgagtaaaagtgggaaacccttcaatctccggcctgtttccccaacatcgctgatcggctacaacgctcctaccttagccgctttgacccaccagaagattcgtaccaagaccatcacttccaagtccaaattggctacatccagggctactccatcggctgctgctacaaccttggtcaaagcatttaag caacaattgagtacatcggcaaacgtaccagatgtccaagcttcacaaccaacaagtgtcgatgcctcCCAGcccatcgttgccgatgcccaagcaaaacacaaagcttcaacagatactgaagcacagccaaaacgacaaaggcctatgccgatccctacaccTGCCCCAATGTCATTGGCCGTCATACCTCAAGAACCCACCACTGATGAGGtcatagaggatatcccatcggtaagctcagccgatcccccacatgacatactccaggttgcttcctccagtcaagcgcaggaaattgccttgaaacag gaacaagactccccgaacagcctattttcctttgccattgacatttctgacgacgatggagaggagacaagttcttcccttgcactgggaacaatatcggcagagactaaatccaagttggaaatcctcctgaacttgctacaacaaggtaccgcccaactggtagatgactcggaccccgcaaaggcaattttcaaaacaattcggggccaggtccctgccgatgttgaagaaatactcttcccagcagctcacctagaaagccgccaactgcaatatcaacgggccgctcagcgcattgccgatagagcagctcaggctcaactcaaagaagagatgctacaactgaaacagattgccgatgagaagcacaagggcatcggcaacttgcagacttcgggtgctgaacttaagcagaaaatcttagatttatcagcaaggaagatggccctattggctgaattgaaagaagtcgaggcagccttaactcatgcccaacaaaaagaaagccagctacccgatgccatcaagatccttcagcaagaaagagatatccaagctcgcaaagctttagccatgaagaaaaaactcaagcctgtggagggtgccgccgatgacgatatcaaagaaatggaggaagccgaccagattcgcctgcgtgcgatattagctatccaatccttgttgaacgtgtaa
- the LOC136517809 gene encoding uncharacterized protein isoform X1 — MIDPEYSIPDDAVNNPAPLVSKSGKPFNLRPVSPTSLIGYNAPTLAALTHQKIRTKTITSKSKLATSRATPSAAATTLVKAFKGVRAATGSSSAIPPISSTISFDEPSEQQLSTSANVPDVQASQPTSVDASQPIVADAQAKHKASTDTEAQPKRQRPMPIPTPAPMSLAVIPQEPTTDEVIEDIPSVSSADPPHDILQVASSSQAQEIALKQEQDSPNSLFSFAIDISDDDGEETSSSLALGTISAETKSKLEILLNLLQQGTAQLVDDSDPAKAIFKTIRGQVPADVEEILFPAAHLESRQLQYQRAAQRIADRAAQAQLKEEMLQLKQIADEKHKGIGNLQTSGAELKQKILDLSARKMALLAELKEVEAALTHAQQKESQLPDAIKILQQERDIQARKALAMKKKLKPVEGAADDDIKEMEEADQIRLRAILAIQSLLNV; from the exons atgatcgaccctgaatactccatccctgacgacgcg gttaacaacccagcaccattggtgagtaaaagtgggaaacccttcaatctccggcctgtttccccaacatcgctgatcggctacaacgctcctaccttagccgctttgacccaccagaagattcgtaccaagaccatcacttccaagtccaaattggctacatccagggctactccatcggctgctgctacaaccttggtcaaagcatttaag ggggtaagagctgctactggatcatcatcggcaattccgccgatatcaagcaccatttctttcgatgaaccttcagag caacaattgagtacatcggcaaacgtaccagatgtccaagcttcacaaccaacaagtgtcgatgcctcCCAGcccatcgttgccgatgcccaagcaaaacacaaagcttcaacagatactgaagcacagccaaaacgacaaaggcctatgccgatccctacaccTGCCCCAATGTCATTGGCCGTCATACCTCAAGAACCCACCACTGATGAGGtcatagaggatatcccatcggtaagctcagccgatcccccacatgacatactccaggttgcttcctccagtcaagcgcaggaaattgccttgaaacag gaacaagactccccgaacagcctattttcctttgccattgacatttctgacgacgatggagaggagacaagttcttcccttgcactgggaacaatatcggcagagactaaatccaagttggaaatcctcctgaacttgctacaacaaggtaccgcccaactggtagatgactcggaccccgcaaaggcaattttcaaaacaattcggggccaggtccctgccgatgttgaagaaatactcttcccagcagctcacctagaaagccgccaactgcaatatcaacgggccgctcagcgcattgccgatagagcagctcaggctcaactcaaagaagagatgctacaactgaaacagattgccgatgagaagcacaagggcatcggcaacttgcagacttcgggtgctgaacttaagcagaaaatcttagatttatcagcaaggaagatggccctattggctgaattgaaagaagtcgaggcagccttaactcatgcccaacaaaaagaaagccagctacccgatgccatcaagatccttcagcaagaaagagatatccaagctcgcaaagctttagccatgaagaaaaaactcaagcctgtggagggtgccgccgatgacgatatcaaagaaatggaggaagccgaccagattcgcctgcgtgcgatattagctatccaatccttgttgaacgtgtaa
- the LOC136517809 gene encoding uncharacterized protein isoform X2, giving the protein MTIKVNNPAPLVSKSGKPFNLRPVSPTSLIGYNAPTLAALTHQKIRTKTITSKSKLATSRATPSAAATTLVKAFKGVRAATGSSSAIPPISSTISFDEPSEQQLSTSANVPDVQASQPTSVDASQPIVADAQAKHKASTDTEAQPKRQRPMPIPTPAPMSLAVIPQEPTTDEVIEDIPSVSSADPPHDILQVASSSQAQEIALKQEQDSPNSLFSFAIDISDDDGEETSSSLALGTISAETKSKLEILLNLLQQGTAQLVDDSDPAKAIFKTIRGQVPADVEEILFPAAHLESRQLQYQRAAQRIADRAAQAQLKEEMLQLKQIADEKHKGIGNLQTSGAELKQKILDLSARKMALLAELKEVEAALTHAQQKESQLPDAIKILQQERDIQARKALAMKKKLKPVEGAADDDIKEMEEADQIRLRAILAIQSLLNV; this is encoded by the exons ATGACTATCAAG gttaacaacccagcaccattggtgagtaaaagtgggaaacccttcaatctccggcctgtttccccaacatcgctgatcggctacaacgctcctaccttagccgctttgacccaccagaagattcgtaccaagaccatcacttccaagtccaaattggctacatccagggctactccatcggctgctgctacaaccttggtcaaagcatttaag ggggtaagagctgctactggatcatcatcggcaattccgccgatatcaagcaccatttctttcgatgaaccttcagag caacaattgagtacatcggcaaacgtaccagatgtccaagcttcacaaccaacaagtgtcgatgcctcCCAGcccatcgttgccgatgcccaagcaaaacacaaagcttcaacagatactgaagcacagccaaaacgacaaaggcctatgccgatccctacaccTGCCCCAATGTCATTGGCCGTCATACCTCAAGAACCCACCACTGATGAGGtcatagaggatatcccatcggtaagctcagccgatcccccacatgacatactccaggttgcttcctccagtcaagcgcaggaaattgccttgaaacag gaacaagactccccgaacagcctattttcctttgccattgacatttctgacgacgatggagaggagacaagttcttcccttgcactgggaacaatatcggcagagactaaatccaagttggaaatcctcctgaacttgctacaacaaggtaccgcccaactggtagatgactcggaccccgcaaaggcaattttcaaaacaattcggggccaggtccctgccgatgttgaagaaatactcttcccagcagctcacctagaaagccgccaactgcaatatcaacgggccgctcagcgcattgccgatagagcagctcaggctcaactcaaagaagagatgctacaactgaaacagattgccgatgagaagcacaagggcatcggcaacttgcagacttcgggtgctgaacttaagcagaaaatcttagatttatcagcaaggaagatggccctattggctgaattgaaagaagtcgaggcagccttaactcatgcccaacaaaaagaaagccagctacccgatgccatcaagatccttcagcaagaaagagatatccaagctcgcaaagctttagccatgaagaaaaaactcaagcctgtggagggtgccgccgatgacgatatcaaagaaatggaggaagccgaccagattcgcctgcgtgcgatattagctatccaatccttgttgaacgtgtaa